A section of the Flavobacterium ardleyense genome encodes:
- a CDS encoding acyl-CoA thioesterase, whose amino-acid sequence MQAKTPSESATIATDIVLPSETNPLNNLFGGELLARMDRAASIAARRHARRIVVTASVNHVAFNKVIPLGTVVTIEAKVSRSFNTSMEIFLDVWIEEVTSGLRSKANEAIYTFVAVDDSGTPTKVPELKPETELEIERFSAALRRKQLSLVLAGKMKAHDATELKALFS is encoded by the coding sequence ATGCAAGCAAAAACACCTTCAGAATCTGCTACGATCGCTACTGATATCGTATTACCAAGTGAGACAAATCCGCTGAATAACCTATTTGGAGGAGAACTTCTAGCGCGTATGGATAGAGCCGCGAGTATTGCTGCACGACGACACGCGAGACGAATTGTCGTGACAGCTTCTGTAAATCACGTGGCTTTTAATAAAGTAATTCCGCTGGGAACGGTGGTTACAATTGAGGCGAAAGTTTCTAGAAGCTTTAATACTTCGATGGAAATCTTCTTGGATGTGTGGATTGAAGAGGTAACTTCGGGACTTCGTAGTAAAGCTAACGAAGCTATCTATACCTTCGTTGCAGTAGATGACTCGGGAACACCGACAAAAGTTCCTGAACTTAAACCTGAAACAGAACTTGAGATTGAACGTTTTTCTGCAGCATTGCGCCGTAAACAGTTAAGTCTTGTGCTTGCCGGAAAGATGAAAGCACATGATGCGACGGAGTTGAAAGCATTATTTAGTTAG
- a CDS encoding DUF4292 domain-containing protein has protein sequence MRKFVLLLLLPLFFACKSKATVATEKAEKNLSAEKIIKNHYANDEIDFSTAYIKANVSYKDNKQSQSVTAEIKIKKDEMILVSIRFLGITMAKALITPDRVQYYEKPNSKYFDGDYSTLSKWLGTELNFEKIQNLLLGQPLDNLRDSKYNSSIFEDMYALESANKSTIKQGYYFDAAQFLLKMQTLTEESQGKSLTVFYQEHTDFPEGTLPKRFSIEAAQEKGTSFIGIDYKSVTFNEDFSFPYSAPSGFERINID, from the coding sequence ATGCGCAAATTCGTACTACTTCTATTACTACCACTTTTTTTCGCTTGCAAGTCTAAAGCCACAGTTGCGACCGAAAAAGCGGAGAAAAATTTATCTGCCGAAAAGATTATCAAAAATCATTATGCCAATGATGAAATCGACTTTTCAACTGCATACATCAAAGCAAACGTTTCGTACAAGGACAACAAACAATCGCAATCTGTAACCGCCGAAATCAAAATCAAAAAAGACGAAATGATTTTGGTAAGCATTCGATTCTTGGGAATCACAATGGCGAAAGCGTTAATTACTCCAGATCGAGTTCAGTATTATGAAAAGCCAAATTCTAAATATTTTGATGGTGATTATTCGACCCTGAGTAAATGGTTGGGAACTGAATTAAATTTCGAGAAAATTCAAAATTTGCTACTAGGGCAGCCATTGGACAATTTGCGTGACTCTAAATATAATTCTTCCATTTTTGAAGATATGTATGCATTAGAATCTGCAAACAAGTCTACAATAAAACAAGGATATTATTTTGATGCTGCGCAGTTTTTACTCAAAATGCAAACCCTTACCGAAGAATCGCAAGGCAAAAGCTTAACTGTTTTTTACCAAGAACATACAGATTTTCCAGAAGGAACACTTCCTAAAAGATTTTCAATCGAAGCAGCACAAGAAAAAGGAACAAGCTTTATAGGTATTGATTATAAGTCAGTTACCTTCAACGAAGATTTTTCTTTTCCATACTCAGCGCCAAGTGGCTTTGAAAGAATTAATATTGATTAA
- the dut gene encoding dUTP diphosphatase, with the protein MKVKIINKSQNELPSYETIASAGMDLRASISESITLQPLERALIKTGLFIELPVGIEAQVRPRSGLAIKNGITCLNAPGTIDADYRGEIGVILVNLSNQAFTIENADRIAQLVIAKHERAEWSEALELSTSDRGEGGFGSTGVK; encoded by the coding sequence ATGAAAGTCAAAATCATCAATAAATCACAAAACGAACTTCCTTCTTACGAAACAATCGCTTCGGCAGGAATGGATCTTCGTGCATCAATTTCTGAATCAATTACGCTTCAACCGCTCGAAAGAGCTTTGATCAAAACCGGACTTTTTATCGAACTTCCTGTGGGAATCGAAGCACAAGTTCGACCTCGTAGTGGACTAGCAATCAAAAACGGAATCACTTGCCTTAATGCTCCTGGAACAATTGATGCAGACTATCGTGGCGAAATTGGCGTTATTCTAGTCAACCTTTCCAACCAAGCTTTTACCATCGAAAATGCCGATCGTATTGCGCAACTTGTAATTGCAAAACACGAACGTGCCGAATGGTCAGAAGCTTTAGAATTGTCAACTTCAGATAGAGGAGAAGGCGGTTTTGGTAGCACAGGAGTGAAATAA
- a CDS encoding murein hydrolase activator EnvC family protein, whose amino-acid sequence MPKFILSLFFILITSLSWSQSAQDKLEARKLQIQKEIRENQALLKSVRTKEKSTTSELLLQKNKIGLKEKLIQTTERQSKLLANDMYINQKKINELTKELVELRADYAELIVKSYKSRSEQSRAMFLLSSESFLQAYKRAQYMKQYARFRKSQGEELKKKTKDLEVLNETLKGQKAEKEKLLVENRKEKESLELERKDTEKIFQGILKDKKNITTDIRKKEQESKKIDKEIDRLIRAAIAEANRKAAAEAAAKAAALAKANPSSAPAKKAAAEAASTKAAPVSSTKIALTPEGEIVAANFRANKNKLPWPVERGVVTLGYGQQAHPVHRSLVIYNSGVEITTEKGAIARAVFGGEVSSVMVLSPINKIVIIQHGDFFSVYQNLNHVTVNKGDKVSLKQSIGTVNTNGETGATVIKFLISQNATYVNPQQWLSGM is encoded by the coding sequence ATGCCGAAATTTATTTTAAGCCTATTCTTTATTTTGATCACTTCATTGTCGTGGAGTCAATCGGCCCAAGACAAACTTGAAGCACGTAAATTGCAGATACAAAAGGAGATACGAGAAAATCAAGCGCTCTTAAAATCGGTACGGACAAAAGAAAAATCGACCACTAGCGAATTATTACTTCAAAAAAATAAGATTGGTCTAAAAGAGAAACTTATCCAAACTACCGAAAGGCAAAGCAAACTTTTGGCAAATGATATGTATATCAATCAAAAGAAGATTAACGAACTTACAAAAGAGTTGGTAGAATTGCGTGCAGATTATGCTGAGCTAATTGTCAAGTCTTACAAAAGTAGATCGGAGCAGAGTAGAGCGATGTTTCTATTATCATCAGAAAGTTTTCTTCAAGCCTACAAACGTGCACAATATATGAAGCAATATGCGAGATTTAGAAAATCGCAGGGAGAAGAGCTTAAGAAAAAAACTAAGGATCTGGAAGTTTTAAATGAAACATTAAAAGGTCAGAAAGCCGAAAAAGAAAAACTTCTTGTTGAAAATCGCAAGGAAAAAGAATCGTTGGAATTAGAACGTAAAGACACTGAAAAGATTTTCCAGGGAATTTTGAAGGATAAGAAGAATATTACTACTGATATTCGCAAGAAAGAGCAAGAAAGCAAGAAAATCGACAAAGAAATCGATCGTCTTATTCGTGCTGCAATTGCCGAAGCCAACAGAAAAGCTGCTGCTGAAGCTGCGGCCAAAGCTGCTGCATTAGCAAAAGCAAATCCAAGTTCGGCGCCAGCTAAGAAAGCGGCAGCTGAAGCTGCTTCAACCAAAGCTGCGCCAGTATCATCAACAAAAATTGCATTAACACCAGAAGGCGAAATTGTAGCTGCCAACTTTAGAGCCAACAAGAATAAACTTCCGTGGCCTGTAGAACGTGGAGTTGTAACCTTAGGTTATGGCCAACAAGCACACCCAGTGCACAGATCACTTGTAATTTATAATAGTGGTGTGGAAATCACTACAGAAAAAGGAGCTATCGCACGAGCTGTCTTTGGCGGAGAAGTGAGTAGTGTGATGGTACTATCGCCAATTAATAAAATTGTAATTATTCAACATGGGGATTTCTTCTCGGTCTATCAAAACCTAAACCACGTTACAGTTAATAAAGGAGATAAAGTAAGTTTAAAACAAAGCATCGGAACGGTCAACACCAACGGTGAAACCGGAGCGACAGTTATCAAATTCCTAATCTCCCAAAATGCAACTTACGTAAATCCACAGCAGTGGTTGTCGGGAATGTAG
- a CDS encoding helix-turn-helix domain-containing protein, producing the protein MNTHTLDEVQDKLIGKRGTPDREIFEYELQMDLIGKAIKEARKERNLTQEDLGKLIGVQKAQISRLESNASNATMETLLKVFTALKAKIKLQVELPNLSISVGK; encoded by the coding sequence ATGAACACACATACTTTAGATGAAGTTCAAGATAAATTAATCGGTAAAAGAGGAACGCCTGACCGAGAAATATTTGAATATGAACTTCAAATGGATCTCATTGGAAAAGCAATTAAAGAAGCTAGAAAAGAACGAAATTTAACTCAGGAAGACTTGGGGAAATTAATCGGTGTACAAAAAGCACAGATTTCGAGACTTGAAAGCAACGCTAGTAATGCAACAATGGAAACTTTATTGAAAGTTTTTACAGCCTTAAAAGCGAAAATAAAATTACAGGTCGAATTACCTAATCTGAGTATTAGCGTAGGAAAATAA
- a CDS encoding sugar phosphate nucleotidyltransferase yields MKIIVPMAGRGSRLRPHTLTIPKPLIPIAGKPIVHRLVEDIAAVINEKIEEISFIIHKDFGVQVEKDLLAIAEKLGAKGTICYQNEALGTAHAIMCAKESLQGPVVVAYADTLFRADFSLDTNADSVVWVKQVEDPSAFGVVQLNDKNQIVDFVEKPAQFVSDLAIIGIYYFKSGETLRAELQYLLDNNVIKGGEYQLTDALENMKQKGLLFVPGKVDEWMDCGNKNVTVDTNSRLLNFLMADGQNLVSDSVISNNSTIIQPCFIGENVVLTNSTVGPNVSIGNDCTVTDSAVRNSLIQNHSHIHNANIDNAMIGNYATFDGNFTSISIGDYSVLE; encoded by the coding sequence ATGAAAATAATTGTTCCAATGGCGGGTCGAGGATCACGTCTTAGACCACATACTCTTACAATTCCAAAACCACTTATTCCTATTGCAGGAAAACCAATTGTGCACCGTCTTGTCGAAGATATCGCTGCGGTAATCAACGAGAAAATCGAAGAGATTTCTTTTATTATTCACAAGGATTTTGGAGTTCAGGTAGAAAAAGACCTTCTTGCCATTGCCGAAAAGTTGGGTGCAAAAGGAACAATCTGCTATCAAAATGAAGCTTTGGGAACCGCTCACGCAATTATGTGCGCAAAAGAATCTTTGCAAGGACCAGTCGTAGTTGCTTACGCCGATACGCTTTTCCGTGCAGACTTTTCTTTAGATACAAATGCGGATAGCGTTGTTTGGGTAAAGCAAGTTGAAGATCCAAGTGCTTTTGGAGTTGTTCAATTAAATGATAAAAACCAAATCGTAGATTTCGTAGAGAAACCTGCGCAATTTGTTTCAGATCTTGCAATCATCGGAATCTACTATTTCAAAAGTGGCGAAACACTTCGTGCCGAACTTCAGTATCTTTTAGACAACAACGTAATTAAAGGAGGCGAATACCAACTTACTGACGCGCTTGAAAATATGAAGCAGAAAGGACTTCTTTTTGTTCCAGGAAAAGTTGACGAATGGATGGACTGCGGAAACAAGAATGTAACTGTCGATACCAATTCAAGATTGCTAAACTTCCTGATGGCTGATGGTCAAAATCTAGTGTCAGATTCGGTAATCAGTAATAATTCAACAATCATTCAGCCGTGTTTTATTGGCGAAAATGTAGTGCTTACAAATTCAACTGTTGGTCCAAATGTTTCAATCGGAAATGATTGCACTGTTACAGATTCAGCCGTTCGCAATAGCTTGATTCAAAATCATAGCCATATTCACAACGCTAATATTGACAATGCAATGATTGGGAATTATGCCACATTTGATGGAAATTTCACAAGTATTAGTATTGGAGATTATTCGGTTTTGGAATAG
- a CDS encoding type II toxin-antitoxin system RelE/ParE family toxin, which produces MVRRSQFRTLYQGFQYRLLAFWDKTSATETLVISTHGFIKKRSKVPDQEIEKALSSREKYFADKALKQNK; this is translated from the coding sequence GTGGTTCGGCGAAGCCAATTTCGAACTTTATATCAAGGTTTTCAATATCGCCTACTTGCGTTTTGGGATAAAACCTCCGCAACCGAAACTTTGGTTATTTCTACACACGGATTTATAAAAAAGAGGAGCAAAGTTCCCGACCAAGAAATTGAAAAGGCTTTAAGTAGTAGAGAAAAATACTTTGCGGACAAAGCATTAAAACAAAACAAATAA
- a CDS encoding putative quinol monooxygenase produces MRIFYFLSLLICATLISCGSTNSEDNLLVIVKYKTQPNKNIDAIVALKALVEQAEKEDHFVELKIYVDPDDNSTILVQEEWEDATYYKNDHMKTAHYQKFMTDSPAFLVGTPEISYWNLNSAYRK; encoded by the coding sequence ATGAGAATATTTTATTTCCTTTCGCTACTAATCTGTGCAACTTTGATCAGTTGTGGCAGCACAAATTCTGAAGATAATTTACTAGTTATCGTGAAGTACAAAACACAACCAAATAAAAATATCGATGCGATAGTTGCCTTAAAAGCATTAGTTGAACAAGCTGAAAAAGAAGATCATTTTGTTGAACTGAAGATTTATGTTGATCCAGATGATAACTCGACTATTCTTGTTCAAGAAGAATGGGAAGACGCCACATATTATAAAAATGATCATATGAAAACTGCACACTACCAGAAATTCATGACTGACTCACCTGCCTTTTTAGTTGGAACTCCAGAGATTAGTTATTGGAATTTGAATTCAGCATATAGGAAGTAG
- a CDS encoding tetratricopeptide repeat protein, producing MNYYKVVISGLFAAMCLSANPAMAQAEPDTIPLEDDQFLNNFYEALTQKGIGNYDRAITFLEKCLKQQPNNAVLYHEMGKNLLAQRNYPRAYEAFEKATKLDPTNMWYYVGMYDVAYETKDFNRAITIVTKLIDFKVEYKEDLTALYMSTQQYDKALDLINELNETVGKRDMRELYKAQILQDAKYQGPEKKNLLDQIAKNPKDESNYLALILMYSESNQEEKALEIAKKLEKAIPESEFAQIGLFKFHVNNNDGEKAVASMKRVLASKTIDRKIKHRVLNEFLIFSQGKPQYAAEVENSIKYFDNDPVDVSKEVAKFYSNTGDWPNVVKYYEQHLKENSDDYKSVFLLMEAYSHTGEFDKMLKTSADMIDLFPAQPQMYYYNGLANNQLQQYKKALAVLDEGYFYVVNNPQLEINFLIQLGEAANGLGDQKKKETYFIKAEKLLKQFKK from the coding sequence ATGAATTACTACAAAGTTGTTATCTCGGGATTATTTGCAGCAATGTGTTTGTCTGCAAATCCTGCCATGGCACAGGCTGAGCCAGATACAATTCCTCTGGAAGACGATCAGTTTCTGAATAACTTTTACGAGGCTTTAACTCAAAAAGGAATTGGCAATTACGACCGAGCAATTACGTTTCTCGAAAAATGTCTGAAACAACAACCCAACAATGCTGTTTTGTACCACGAAATGGGCAAGAATCTGCTCGCACAACGCAATTATCCTAGAGCTTACGAAGCTTTTGAAAAAGCAACCAAACTAGATCCTACAAATATGTGGTACTACGTTGGGATGTATGATGTCGCTTACGAGACCAAAGATTTTAACCGCGCCATTACAATTGTCACAAAACTGATTGATTTTAAAGTAGAATACAAAGAAGATTTAACCGCTCTTTATATGAGCACGCAGCAATATGACAAAGCTTTAGATTTGATTAATGAACTGAATGAAACTGTGGGCAAGCGCGATATGCGTGAACTTTATAAAGCACAGATTCTGCAAGATGCAAAATACCAAGGTCCAGAAAAGAAAAATCTTTTAGATCAAATTGCCAAAAATCCAAAAGACGAGTCCAACTATTTGGCATTGATTCTAATGTACTCTGAAAGCAATCAAGAAGAGAAAGCGTTGGAAATTGCCAAGAAATTAGAAAAAGCTATCCCCGAATCTGAATTTGCACAGATTGGACTTTTTAAATTTCACGTTAATAACAATGATGGCGAGAAAGCAGTCGCATCAATGAAGCGCGTTTTGGCTAGTAAGACAATCGACAGAAAAATAAAACATCGAGTTCTTAATGAGTTTTTAATTTTCTCACAAGGCAAACCTCAATATGCCGCCGAAGTAGAAAATTCAATCAAATATTTTGATAATGATCCTGTGGATGTTTCAAAAGAAGTAGCAAAGTTTTACAGCAATACTGGCGATTGGCCAAATGTGGTGAAATACTACGAGCAGCATCTAAAGGAAAATTCCGACGATTATAAATCGGTGTTTCTATTAATGGAAGCGTACAGTCATACTGGAGAATTTGATAAAATGCTGAAAACTTCTGCCGATATGATTGATCTTTTTCCGGCCCAACCACAAATGTATTATTACAATGGACTGGCAAATAATCAGCTACAGCAATATAAAAAAGCACTTGCCGTTTTAGATGAAGGTTATTTTTATGTTGTTAATAATCCACAACTCGAAATCAATTTCTTGATTCAGTTGGGCGAAGCAGCAAACGGATTGGGAGATCAGAAAAAAAAGGAAACTTACTTTATCAAAGCTGAAAAATTACTAAAACAATTTAAAAAATAA
- a CDS encoding lipopolysaccharide biosynthesis protein, with product MGLFKSLFKQTAIYGLATVLPRMFSFILVPLYTGLLPKEEYGQVTIIFAYMIFFNVILAYGMETSFFRFYSKEDNKNSVIETSTVSIFWSTILFLSLGLIFKSQLAEWSGIGAQYVTYAIWILALDAFVIIPFSKLRAQGKSGKYAIIKILNVVIMLAFNIFFLTILPEINERNPNSFLGSIYFEDFQIGYIFVSNIIASLFTFSMLSDNYFRIKWHFNFKLWRKMMRYGWPILFAGIAFAINEHIDKILLEYLLPPNTATAQVGIYGAIYKLGVFMVLFRTAYTLGIEPFFFSYAHNENAPQTYAMITKYFVIFGAFIQLGVVVFADILKVIMIQDSSYWEAMKVLPLIILANFFLGIYTNLSVWYKLIDKTYIGAIISIIGAAVTIALNFLLIPSIGYLGSAIATLAAYSTMMLISYSWGNKYYPIPYDMKKIVAYLATSIIFSVVSFYYFRENYYIGTALLLVFAYFIYKNEKDVIFKVLKVK from the coding sequence TTGGGATTATTCAAAAGCCTCTTTAAGCAAACTGCCATTTATGGTCTCGCAACCGTTTTGCCACGAATGTTTAGCTTCATTTTGGTGCCACTTTACACCGGACTTTTACCCAAAGAAGAATACGGTCAAGTCACCATAATCTTTGCGTACATGATATTTTTTAATGTCATTTTGGCCTACGGGATGGAAACCTCATTCTTTAGATTCTATAGCAAAGAGGATAACAAGAATTCAGTCATCGAGACCTCGACCGTTTCCATATTTTGGAGTACCATATTGTTTCTCAGCTTGGGACTTATTTTCAAGTCGCAACTCGCCGAATGGTCCGGAATTGGAGCGCAGTACGTCACTTACGCGATTTGGATTCTCGCACTTGATGCATTTGTCATCATTCCATTTTCCAAATTGCGAGCGCAAGGAAAGTCAGGAAAATATGCTATCATTAAGATTTTAAATGTTGTGATAATGCTAGCTTTCAACATTTTTTTCTTGACAATTCTACCCGAAATTAATGAACGAAATCCAAACAGTTTCCTTGGATCTATCTATTTCGAAGATTTCCAAATTGGCTATATTTTCGTATCAAATATCATCGCATCGCTTTTTACATTCTCAATGCTTTCGGACAATTATTTCCGCATCAAATGGCACTTTAATTTCAAATTATGGCGAAAAATGATGCGCTACGGATGGCCAATTCTCTTTGCAGGAATCGCTTTCGCCATCAACGAACACATCGACAAAATCCTTTTAGAATACCTTTTACCGCCAAATACCGCCACCGCGCAGGTAGGAATTTACGGCGCAATCTACAAACTTGGGGTTTTCATGGTGCTTTTCCGAACCGCTTATACGCTCGGAATCGAACCGTTTTTCTTCAGTTACGCCCACAATGAAAATGCACCACAAACCTATGCGATGATCACCAAATATTTTGTGATTTTCGGCGCATTTATTCAGCTGGGAGTCGTGGTATTTGCCGATATTCTCAAAGTTATTATGATTCAAGATAGCAGTTATTGGGAAGCGATGAAAGTACTGCCGCTAATTATTTTGGCAAACTTTTTCTTAGGAATTTACACCAATTTATCCGTTTGGTACAAGCTGATAGACAAGACATATATCGGAGCAATTATCTCCATAATCGGAGCGGCAGTCACCATTGCGCTCAACTTTTTACTCATTCCAAGCATCGGATATTTGGGCTCCGCAATCGCCACATTAGCCGCATATTCCACAATGATGTTAATTTCCTACAGTTGGGGAAATAAATACTACCCAATTCCCTACGATATGAAAAAAATCGTCGCTTATCTCGCAACTTCCATCATTTTCTCGGTCGTTTCCTTCTACTATTTTAGAGAAAACTACTATATTGGCACCGCCTTATTACTCGTATTCGCCTATTTTATTTACAAAAACGAAAAAGATGTGATTTTCAAGGTATTAAAAGTAAAATAA